A part of Tigriopus californicus strain San Diego chromosome 10, Tcal_SD_v2.1, whole genome shotgun sequence genomic DNA contains:
- the LOC131887691 gene encoding uncharacterized protein LOC131887691 yields MTNLDAVYVHFQDLFDQVREFLDALDHFENNSKELVEKLSNHLKQVQVVTRVPTDALKINSEFVDLKDRLQGKILARANNFYAMLHQSAEKVQVCDTLSNEREQALQTLQTLPDPGMSLVGLLSTSRPRIDHLISWSGDVLEVCHQFQSNLSKWLDMVSEFCQNPDRSQDKTLQDVLSDESPYMNYETKQELQDLTVLTGNMLI; encoded by the exons ATGACCAATTTAGATGCAGTCTACGTCCATTTCCAAGACTTATTCGATCAAGTTCGGGAGTTCTTGGATGCTCTGgaccattttgaaaataattctAAAGAACTGGTCGAAAAGTTGTCAAACCACTTAAAACAAGTTCAAGTCGTTACTAG AGTGCCAACAGATGCGCTCAAGATCAATTCGGAATTTGTCGACTTGAAAGATCGCTTGCAAGGCAAGATCTTAGCTCGAGCCAACAATTTCTACGCAATGTTGCACCAAAGCGcggaaaaagttcaagtttgtGACACTTTATCCAACGAGAGAGAGCAAGCCCTACAAACGCTTCAAACTTTGCCCGATCCAGGCATGTCTTTGGTGGGTTTACTTTCAACCTCACGTCCCCGAATCgatcatttgatttcttggTCCGGTGACGTTCTCGAGGTTtgccatcaatttcaaagtaatctttcaaaatggttGGACATGGTGTCGGAATTCTGTCAAAATCCCGATCGATCGCAAGATAAAACTCTCCAAGATGTTTTATCCGATGAGTCACCGTACATGAATTATGAGACAAAACAAGAGCTCCAAG